A single Primulina eburnea isolate SZY01 chromosome 11, ASM2296580v1, whole genome shotgun sequence DNA region contains:
- the LOC140805048 gene encoding xylan glycosyltransferase MUCI21-like isoform X2: MEPKRTVFGATPIIFLLALPLICVGIDFFWGNNIPFDRWMRYFSGIVEQSSVGEKIINQTAEDQEFMRFHLSRLVRGEDRKNLESTGFACDRTYHSVVCVLNQPVKIDTRNMTIYTQSAPNRIQETVIRPHARQEGLPPGITPVHVLQIGNSTPPVCEFEHHDPAVIFSSGAIGNVFHEMNEIIIPLFITAKHFESRVVLILEDYNPKLMSQYGKVLSSLTRHQVLNPAINGSVHCFPGSVVGLRYHDNLALNSSEIPGGYSMTSFKDFLRKAYSLKFSHVSQIPKPTLMLLSRTNSRRFLNEDEMIQLIKELGFELIVVKRLKTVSNLDKFVKMINSCSVLVGAHGAGLTNEIFLPTGAVMIQVELLGTEWASNTYYGDTARAMGVHYLRYKIEPEESSLAKIYSRDDEVFTDQGSLFRKGGYRAARKVYLDMQNVRLNLVRFRQTLVEAFSLVTDSFES, translated from the exons ATGGAGCCAAAAAGAACTGTTTTTGGTGCCACTCCGATAATTTTCTTGCTCGCGCTTCCTCTAATTTGTGTTGGGATTGATTTCTTTTGGGGAAATAATATCCCTTTCGATCGGT GGATGCGATACTTTTCTGGTATAGTAGAACAAAGCTCCGTGGGCGAGAAGATTATCAATCAAACAGCCGAAGATCAAGAATTCATGAGGTTTCATCTATCCAGACTAGTCAGAG GTGAAGATAGAAAAAATCTTGAATCAACAGGCTTTGCATGTGACAGAACATATCACTCTGTGGTATGTGTATTGAATCAGCCCGTAAAAATCGACACCAGGAACATGACTATCTACACACAGTCGGCCCCAAATCGGATTCAAGAAACTGTTATCCGTCCTCATGCAAGACAAGAAGGTCTTCCACCAGGAATCACACCAGTTCATGTCCTTCAAATTGGCAACTCAACACCACCGGTTTGCGAATTCGAGCACCATGACCCTGCTGTGATTTTTTCTTCAGGAGCCATCGGAAATGTTTTCCATGAGATGAATGAAATCATCATCCCTTTGTTCATTACAGCGAAACATTTTGAATCCCGGGTGGTTTTGATACTCGAGGATTATAATCCAAAACTTATGAGTCAATATGGTAAAGTCTTGTCGAGTTTAACGAGGCACCAGGTGCTGAATCCAGCTATAAACGGCAGTGTGCATTGCTTTCCAGGCTCCGTGGTCGGGTTACGATACCACGACAATCTTGCTTTGAATTCAAGCGAAATTCCAGGGGGGTATTCAATGACtagtttcaaggattttctgAGAAAAGCTTATAGTTTGAAATTCAGCCATGTTTCTCAAATACCAAAACCAACGCTAATGCTGTTGTCCCGTACCAACTCGAGACGGTTCTTGAATGAAGATGAAATGATCCAGCTGATTAAAGAACTGGGATTCGAGCTAATCGTTGTCAAAAGATTGAAAACCGTGTCGAATTTGGATAAATTTGTTAAGATGATAAACTCTTGCAGTGTCCTGGTTGGGGCACATGGTGCAGGTTTGACTAATGAGATTTTCTTGCCCACCGGAGCAGTGATGATTCAGGTGGAACTCTTAGGCACGGAGTGGGCGTCAAATACGTACTACGGTGACACGGCACGTGCAATGGGGGTGCATTATTTACGCTACAAGATCGAGCCGGAGGAGAGCTCGTTGGCCAAAATATACAGCCGGGATGATGAGGTGTTCACAGATCAGGGATCTTTGTTTAGGAAAGGTGGATACAGGGCTGCAAGAAAGGTGTATCTTGATATGCAGAATGTGAGGCTGAATCTTGTGAGGTTTAGGCAGACACTTGTTGAAGCATTTAGTCTTGTTACTGATTCATTTGAAagttga
- the LOC140805048 gene encoding xylan glycosyltransferase MUCI21-like isoform X1, translating into MEPKRTVFGATPIIFLLALPLICVGIDFFWGNNIPFDRCRPTISTLNLVLFLFLKSENIVNAMKFLQILSGMRYFSGIVEQSSVGEKIINQTAEDQEFMRFHLSRLVRGEDRKNLESTGFACDRTYHSVVCVLNQPVKIDTRNMTIYTQSAPNRIQETVIRPHARQEGLPPGITPVHVLQIGNSTPPVCEFEHHDPAVIFSSGAIGNVFHEMNEIIIPLFITAKHFESRVVLILEDYNPKLMSQYGKVLSSLTRHQVLNPAINGSVHCFPGSVVGLRYHDNLALNSSEIPGGYSMTSFKDFLRKAYSLKFSHVSQIPKPTLMLLSRTNSRRFLNEDEMIQLIKELGFELIVVKRLKTVSNLDKFVKMINSCSVLVGAHGAGLTNEIFLPTGAVMIQVELLGTEWASNTYYGDTARAMGVHYLRYKIEPEESSLAKIYSRDDEVFTDQGSLFRKGGYRAARKVYLDMQNVRLNLVRFRQTLVEAFSLVTDSFES; encoded by the exons ATGGAGCCAAAAAGAACTGTTTTTGGTGCCACTCCGATAATTTTCTTGCTCGCGCTTCCTCTAATTTGTGTTGGGATTGATTTCTTTTGGGGAAATAATATCCCTTTCGATCGGTGTAGGCCAACAATTTCTACATTGAATTTAGTTCTGTTTTTATTcttaaaatctgaaaacataGTCAACGCAATGAAATTTTTACAAATTTTGTCAGGGATGCGATACTTTTCTGGTATAGTAGAACAAAGCTCCGTGGGCGAGAAGATTATCAATCAAACAGCCGAAGATCAAGAATTCATGAGGTTTCATCTATCCAGACTAGTCAGAG GTGAAGATAGAAAAAATCTTGAATCAACAGGCTTTGCATGTGACAGAACATATCACTCTGTGGTATGTGTATTGAATCAGCCCGTAAAAATCGACACCAGGAACATGACTATCTACACACAGTCGGCCCCAAATCGGATTCAAGAAACTGTTATCCGTCCTCATGCAAGACAAGAAGGTCTTCCACCAGGAATCACACCAGTTCATGTCCTTCAAATTGGCAACTCAACACCACCGGTTTGCGAATTCGAGCACCATGACCCTGCTGTGATTTTTTCTTCAGGAGCCATCGGAAATGTTTTCCATGAGATGAATGAAATCATCATCCCTTTGTTCATTACAGCGAAACATTTTGAATCCCGGGTGGTTTTGATACTCGAGGATTATAATCCAAAACTTATGAGTCAATATGGTAAAGTCTTGTCGAGTTTAACGAGGCACCAGGTGCTGAATCCAGCTATAAACGGCAGTGTGCATTGCTTTCCAGGCTCCGTGGTCGGGTTACGATACCACGACAATCTTGCTTTGAATTCAAGCGAAATTCCAGGGGGGTATTCAATGACtagtttcaaggattttctgAGAAAAGCTTATAGTTTGAAATTCAGCCATGTTTCTCAAATACCAAAACCAACGCTAATGCTGTTGTCCCGTACCAACTCGAGACGGTTCTTGAATGAAGATGAAATGATCCAGCTGATTAAAGAACTGGGATTCGAGCTAATCGTTGTCAAAAGATTGAAAACCGTGTCGAATTTGGATAAATTTGTTAAGATGATAAACTCTTGCAGTGTCCTGGTTGGGGCACATGGTGCAGGTTTGACTAATGAGATTTTCTTGCCCACCGGAGCAGTGATGATTCAGGTGGAACTCTTAGGCACGGAGTGGGCGTCAAATACGTACTACGGTGACACGGCACGTGCAATGGGGGTGCATTATTTACGCTACAAGATCGAGCCGGAGGAGAGCTCGTTGGCCAAAATATACAGCCGGGATGATGAGGTGTTCACAGATCAGGGATCTTTGTTTAGGAAAGGTGGATACAGGGCTGCAAGAAAGGTGTATCTTGATATGCAGAATGTGAGGCTGAATCTTGTGAGGTTTAGGCAGACACTTGTTGAAGCATTTAGTCTTGTTACTGATTCATTTGAAagttga